One window from the genome of Melospiza georgiana isolate bMelGeo1 chromosome 13, bMelGeo1.pri, whole genome shotgun sequence encodes:
- the RORA gene encoding nuclear receptor ROR-alpha isoform X2, which produces MKAQIEIIPCKICGDKSSGIHYGVITCEGCKGFFRRSQQSNATYSCPRQKNCLIDRTSRNRCQHCRLQKCLAVGMSRDAVKFGRMSKKQRDSLYAEVQKHRMQQQQRDHQQQPGEAEPLTPTYNITTNGLTELHDDLSNYIDGHTPEGSKADSAVSSFYLDIQPSPDQSGLDINGIKPEPICDYTPASGFFPYCSFTNGETSPTVSMAELEHLAQNISKSHMETCQYLREELQQITWQTFLQEEIENYQNKQREVMWQLCAVKITEAIQYVVEFAKRIDGFMELCQNDQIVLLKAGSLEVVFIRMCRAFDSQNNTVYFDGKYASPEVFKSLGCEDFISFVFEFGKSLCSMHLTEDEIALFSAFVLMSADRSWLQEKVKIEKLQQKIQLALQHVLQKNHREDGILTKLICKVSTLRALCGRHTEKLMAFKAIYPDIVRLHFPPLYKELFTSEFEPAMQIDG; this is translated from the exons GGCTTTTTCAGGAGGAGTCAGCAGAGCAATGCCACGTACTCGTGTCCTCGGCAGAAGAACTGTCTGATCGACCGCACCAGCCGCAACCGCTGCCAGCACTGCCGCTTGCAGAAATGCCTTGCTGTGGGGATGTCTCGGGACG CTGTGAAGTTTGGCCGAATGTCCAAGAAGCAGCGGGACAGCCTGTACGCCGAGGTGCAGAAACACcgcatgcagcagcagcagcgcgaTCACCAGCAGCAGCCCGGAGAGGCAGAGCCGCTCACACCAACATACAATATCACCACCAATGGCTTAACAGAGCTACATGACGACCTCAGTAATTACATTGATGGGCATACCCCTGAAGGTAGCAAAGCAGACTCTGCAGTTAGCAGCTTCTACTTAGACATACAGCCTTCTCCAGATCAGTCGGGTCTTGATATTAATGGAATCAAACCAGAACCAATATGTGACTACACACCAGCATCGGGCTTCTTCCCTTATTGTTCTTTTACAAATGGGGAGACCTCTCCAACTGTGTCCATGGCAGAATTAG AACATCTTgcacaaaatatttccaagtCACACATGGAAACTTGCCAGTACTTGAGAGAGGAGTTACAGCAGATAACATGGCAAACTTTTCTGCAGGAAGAAATTGAGAACTATCAGAACAAG CAAAGGGAGGTAATGTGGCAGTTATGCGCAGTCAAAATAACAGAAGCTATACAGTATGTAGTGGAATTTGCCAAACGCATTGATGGCTTTATGGAGCTGTGTCAAAATGATCAAATtgtgcttttaaaagcag GGTCTTTAGAGGTTGTGTTCATCAGAATGTGCCGTGCCTTTGACTCCCAGAACAACACAGTCTACTTTGATGGCAAGTATGCTAGCCCAGAGGTTTTCAAGTCCTTAG GTTGTGAAGACTTCATTAGCTTTGTGTTTGAATTTGGAAAAAGTTTATGTTCTATGCACCTGACAGAAGATGAGATAGCTTTGTTTTCTGCGTTTGTTTTAATGTCAGCAG ATCGCTCATGGCTTCAGGAGAAAGTAAAAATTGAGAAACTCCAACAGAAGATCCAGCTAGCACTTCAGCACGTCCTACAGAAGAACCACCGAGAAGATGGAATTCTGACAAAG TTAATATGCAAAGTGTCTACTTTAAGAGCACTGTGTGGACGACATACAGAAAAGCTTATGGCATTTAAAGCAATATACCCAGACATTGTGCGACTTCATTTTCCTCCACTTTACAAGGAGTTGTTCACTTCAGAGTTTGAGCCAGCAATGCAAATTGATGGGTAA